One Nostoc sp. UHCC 0302 DNA window includes the following coding sequences:
- a CDS encoding cobalt-precorrin-6A reductase, translated as MRVLILGGTGDAAELAARVATIQGVEAITSLAGRTSEPSLPLGDLRIGSFGGVAGLANYLHQMKIDLLIDATHPFASQISFNAAAAATKAGVSRLMLIRPTWEKSSDDRWIEVDSVAAAAAVLQKESQRVFLTIGRQELAAFAHLKEIWFLMRMIEPPDHDALVPPGIILCDRGPFSLNNEREILIHHKIDTIVSKNSGGDATYAKILAARELGMQVVMVSRPATPEGEQVTDINAALAWLVKKLHT; from the coding sequence ATGCGTGTGTTGATTCTGGGTGGGACGGGAGATGCCGCAGAACTGGCTGCCAGAGTGGCGACTATCCAAGGAGTAGAGGCAATCACATCTTTAGCAGGCCGCACCAGCGAGCCATCACTGCCGCTAGGCGATCTGCGAATTGGAAGCTTCGGTGGTGTCGCTGGACTGGCTAACTACCTTCATCAAATGAAAATCGACTTACTAATTGATGCTACCCATCCTTTTGCTAGCCAGATTTCTTTCAACGCAGCAGCTGCTGCCACCAAAGCCGGAGTATCCCGCCTGATGTTGATCCGTCCCACTTGGGAGAAATCCAGTGACGATCGCTGGATTGAAGTTGACAGTGTTGCAGCCGCAGCCGCAGTTTTGCAAAAAGAGTCACAACGGGTGTTTTTGACAATTGGTAGGCAAGAACTTGCCGCCTTCGCACACTTAAAGGAAATTTGGTTTCTGATGCGGATGATTGAACCGCCTGATCATGATGCTTTGGTTCCACCAGGGATAATATTGTGCGATCGCGGCCCTTTTTCCCTGAACAATGAGCGAGAAATCCTGATTCACCACAAAATTGACACCATTGTCAGCAAAAATAGTGGCGGTGATGCAACTTATGCCAAGATTCTTGCGGCGCGGGAACTTGGAATGCAAGTTGTAATGGTAAGTCGTCCCGCGACACCAGAAGGAGAGCAAGTCACAGATATTAATGCTGCTTTAGCATGGTTAGTTAAAAAATTGCATACATAA
- a CDS encoding phosphoribosyltransferase, with the protein MRFKNRSLAGQSLAKELETYANRSDVLVLGLPRGGVPVAFEVAKALNAPLNILVVRKLGVPDQEELAMGAIASGGVRILNESIISEINISDEVIARIAVQEERELERRERLYRGDRPDTDLQGRTVILVDDGLATGATMWAAVVAVQKQQPARIVIAVPIAAPETCKLLANEVDEVVCISTPSPFYSVGSWYEDFPQTTDEEVHNLLAKAANNYQPLSLGI; encoded by the coding sequence ATGCGATTTAAAAACCGAAGTTTAGCGGGTCAATCTTTGGCTAAGGAGTTAGAAACTTATGCTAATCGTTCAGATGTGTTGGTATTAGGGCTGCCAAGAGGTGGCGTACCCGTAGCCTTTGAAGTTGCCAAAGCGCTAAATGCTCCCTTAAATATTCTTGTGGTACGTAAACTGGGTGTACCCGATCAAGAAGAGTTAGCAATGGGAGCGATCGCCTCCGGTGGTGTGCGGATACTCAATGAAAGTATTATTAGCGAGATCAATATCTCCGATGAAGTCATTGCCAGGATTGCAGTTCAGGAAGAACGGGAACTAGAGCGACGGGAACGGCTGTATCGGGGCGATCGCCCTGATACAGATTTACAGGGACGCACCGTAATCTTGGTAGATGATGGTTTGGCAACAGGTGCAACTATGTGGGCTGCTGTGGTAGCTGTGCAAAAACAGCAACCTGCTCGGATTGTTATTGCTGTACCAATCGCCGCACCCGAAACTTGCAAACTGTTGGCAAATGAGGTAGATGAAGTCGTTTGTATTTCGACACCCAGCCCCTTCTATAGTGTCGGTTCCTGGTATGAAGATTTTCCTCAAACCACTGATGAAGAAGTTCACAACCTACTTGCAAAAGCTGCAAATAACTATCAACCATTATCCCTTGGCATTTAG
- a CDS encoding DUF1338 domain-containing protein: protein MRPEVAIHLWELLWQEYSARVSHARTYQQMINLAGGTVANDHIAFRSLRLLVDSPQDQLSLGIDYLGQLVEALGYVVAGEYTFAQTHLYARHYRHPQQEEFNLPKLFISELIVDELPARVVELISKTVSLNRCELTYPLTSLLKQEGNTQSIAQQLQKVFTRPWQPPQHSVVEEVNQVTQYGAWVLLHGYAVNHFTGYVNRQNTSAYPDIDTTARGLANLGVPMKVEIEGNVACGLRQTATQAVTEMVIVLDDITGAEIQIPWTYAYYEIAQRYQVEVVPGKQMLFDAFLGSNAQQLFEMTRISNINS, encoded by the coding sequence ATGAGACCTGAAGTTGCTATTCATTTGTGGGAATTGCTTTGGCAAGAATACAGCGCCAGAGTCAGCCATGCCCGTACCTATCAGCAAATGATTAATCTTGCGGGTGGGACTGTCGCTAATGACCACATTGCCTTCCGCTCTTTGCGTCTATTAGTAGATAGCCCACAGGACCAACTTAGCTTGGGAATTGATTACCTTGGACAACTTGTTGAAGCTTTGGGTTACGTGGTGGCCGGAGAGTATACTTTTGCTCAAACGCATCTGTACGCCCGTCATTATCGTCATCCTCAGCAAGAAGAATTTAACTTGCCAAAGTTGTTTATCAGCGAGTTGATTGTAGATGAATTACCTGCTAGGGTTGTCGAACTGATTTCTAAAACCGTATCTTTAAACAGATGCGAATTAACCTATCCCCTAACTTCGCTTTTAAAACAAGAGGGGAACACTCAAAGTATTGCTCAACAGCTCCAAAAAGTCTTCACCCGCCCTTGGCAACCTCCACAGCATTCTGTAGTCGAAGAGGTAAATCAGGTGACTCAGTATGGTGCTTGGGTATTGCTGCATGGTTACGCAGTCAACCACTTCACCGGCTATGTCAACCGCCAAAACACATCCGCGTACCCAGATATAGATACTACTGCTCGTGGTTTGGCTAACCTGGGTGTACCGATGAAAGTAGAAATCGAAGGAAATGTGGCTTGTGGTTTGCGTCAAACAGCAACTCAAGCAGTAACCGAGATGGTAATAGTTTTAGATGATATTACTGGCGCAGAAATTCAAATTCCTTGGACTTACGCCTATTATGAAATTGCCCAGCGCTATCAAGTGGAAGTAGTACCAGGAAAGCAGATGCTTTTTGATGCTTTTTTAGGAAGTAATGCCCAACAATTATTTGAAATGACTCGTATATCTAATATCAATTCGTAA
- a CDS encoding DUF2945 domain-containing protein, producing the protein MTEQFKKGDKVEWKTSQGVTSGKVVKKLSSPTDIKGHHVAASVDNPEYLVESDKTGKQAAHKPDTLKKVEE; encoded by the coding sequence GTGACTGAGCAATTCAAAAAAGGTGATAAGGTTGAATGGAAAACTTCACAAGGCGTGACATCCGGCAAAGTGGTTAAGAAACTCTCCTCACCTACAGATATTAAAGGACACCATGTTGCCGCAAGTGTTGATAATCCAGAATACCTGGTTGAAAGTGACAAGACAGGAAAACAGGCTGCTCATAAGCCTGATACTTTGAAAAAAGTAGAGGAGTAA
- a CDS encoding PstS family phosphate ABC transporter substrate-binding protein: protein MNIKKLAFALCVLFSASSCGVKNNSSAQTQQLKQAAKVINSENKTTTIKIDGSSTAYPITQLIANKFQSSSAYPAQIQVKISGTTAGFTKFCAGETDINNASRPILSLEMEACKKNGIVYMELPIAFDALTIAVNPQNNWAKDITVAELKKIWEPSAQGKITRWNQVRASWPDRPLNLYGADKKSGTFDYFTQVAVGKIRASRSDYTANEDDEVLVDSISKDPNALGYFGYAYYEKYINKLKALAVDRGQGAVFPSVQSVKQGEYQPFSRPLFIYINPRFSGSKIVLYKFIDFYIAKVPEVINTVKYIPLSEECYHLNYIHFYTGKVGTVFQGQTATNLTIPDLLKKEARF from the coding sequence ATGAATATAAAAAAATTAGCTTTCGCGCTTTGTGTATTATTTTCGGCAAGTAGCTGTGGAGTAAAAAACAACTCATCTGCTCAAACTCAGCAATTAAAGCAAGCAGCTAAAGTAATAAATTCTGAAAACAAAACGACAACAATCAAAATTGATGGTTCTAGCACAGCTTATCCCATTACACAATTGATTGCTAACAAATTTCAAAGTTCGTCAGCGTATCCAGCACAAATTCAAGTAAAGATTTCAGGTACTACGGCTGGGTTTACAAAATTTTGTGCGGGAGAGACAGATATTAATAATGCTTCACGACCAATTCTCTCGTTAGAAATGGAAGCTTGTAAAAAAAATGGGATTGTGTACATGGAGTTACCTATTGCTTTTGATGCTTTAACTATCGCAGTTAATCCGCAAAACAACTGGGCAAAAGATATTACAGTAGCAGAATTGAAAAAGATTTGGGAGCCATCAGCACAAGGAAAAATCACCCGATGGAACCAAGTACGTGCATCTTGGCCAGATCGCCCACTCAACTTGTATGGTGCTGATAAAAAATCTGGTACTTTCGACTACTTTACACAAGTAGCTGTAGGTAAAATTAGAGCTAGCCGCAGTGATTATACAGCCAATGAAGATGATGAGGTATTAGTAGATAGTATAAGTAAAGACCCAAACGCCTTGGGGTACTTTGGCTATGCATATTACGAAAAATATATAAATAAGCTTAAAGCCTTAGCAGTTGATCGGGGTCAAGGGGCAGTATTCCCATCAGTACAAAGTGTAAAGCAAGGCGAGTATCAACCATTTTCTAGACCTTTATTTATCTATATTAATCCCCGCTTTTCTGGTAGTAAAATAGTATTATATAAATTTATAGATTTTTATATTGCGAAAGTACCAGAAGTAATAAACACTGTCAAATATATACCTTTATCAGAGGAATGCTATCATCTTAACTATATTCATTTTTATACTGGAAAAGTAGGAACAGTATTTCAAGGACAAACTGCAACCAACTTGACAATTCCTGATTTATTAAAAAAAGAAGCAAGATTTTAA
- a CDS encoding tetratricopeptide repeat protein, protein MKFYYSLVPALIGVSVAFVQPQNAFALSSVEVGKVAKAITVEISNPNGSGTGVIIKREGNTYTILTAKHVVEAQAQYEIVTPEGTHYPLNYSTVKKLPSVDLAVMQFTSNQSYPVAKVGNSDSSTEGATVYVAGFPQISAAISTSIYNFTDGRITANASKPLRDGYALVYSNDTLAGMSGGPVLNDQGELIGIHGRSDTTENYKISDKNPNVIIKTGFNLGIPINTFLRVSSQAEVNVGVNPPSKPIATAPKADDFFIQGVDKYLQADYQGASADFTQAIRLNANYASAYLWRGDARNNLREKDEAIAADYQKAANLFFAQGNKADGYRSKGDALRILKNYQAAITAFTEAIKLNSKNAIAYNERGLARWDLNDLQGAIADFTQTIQINPKYIDAYDSRGLARRELGDFQGAIEDLNQSLRLAPNNAYAYRGLGVIYSELGQQEKAAANLQKAADLYLKQGNKFEAYQSQAGIRLLMKDYSGAIALYTQVIQLRPPKAGDYINRADARLQSGDKQGAISDCNQAIKINPNFAIAYNYRGNARSELGDKQAAINDYNQAIKINSNYAIAYNNRGNARSELGDKQAAIDDYNQAIKINHNYADAYNSRGLIRAELGDKQAAIDDYNQAIKIDPNLAEAYYSRGLTRAALGDKQAAINDYSQAIKINPNLAIAYVGRGNARSTLGDKQAAIDDYNQAIKINPNYALAYNNRGFTRSTLGDKQAAIDDYNQAIKINPNYAVAYYGRGFTRGELGDKQGAINDYSRAIKINPNYAEAYTNRGTSRAELGDKQGAINDYSRAIKINPNYAEAYTNRGTSRAELGDKQGAINDYNQAIKISPNDAAVAYYSLGNIRAELGDNQEALADYQKAANLFQKEGNTDLYQRVMELIKKLQQ, encoded by the coding sequence ATGAAATTTTATTATTCACTTGTGCCAGCGTTAATTGGTGTGTCAGTTGCTTTTGTGCAACCCCAAAACGCTTTTGCACTTTCCTCAGTAGAAGTTGGGAAAGTTGCCAAAGCTATTACTGTAGAAATTTCTAATCCTAATGGCTCAGGCACTGGAGTCATTATTAAACGAGAAGGTAATACTTACACCATTCTCACTGCCAAGCACGTTGTCGAAGCTCAAGCTCAATACGAAATCGTGACTCCAGAGGGAACGCATTACCCACTTAATTACAGCACTGTTAAAAAGCTGCCTTCGGTTGATTTAGCTGTTATGCAATTTACCAGTAACCAAAGTTATCCTGTTGCCAAAGTCGGCAACTCCGACTCGTCAACAGAAGGTGCAACTGTTTATGTAGCTGGTTTTCCACAAATCAGTGCTGCCATTTCTACCTCAATTTATAACTTCACTGATGGGCGGATTACAGCTAATGCCTCCAAACCTCTGCGTGATGGCTATGCATTGGTCTACAGTAATGACACGTTGGCAGGGATGAGTGGCGGCCCGGTGTTGAATGACCAAGGGGAACTTATAGGAATTCATGGTCGAAGCGACACGACAGAGAACTATAAAATCTCTGATAAAAATCCCAACGTGATTATCAAGACTGGCTTTAATTTAGGCATTCCAATTAATACCTTTTTAAGAGTTTCATCTCAAGCTGAAGTAAATGTAGGCGTTAATCCTCCTAGCAAACCCATAGCTACAGCACCGAAAGCTGACGACTTCTTTATTCAGGGTGTAGATAAATATTTACAAGCAGATTATCAAGGAGCTAGTGCAGATTTTACTCAAGCAATTCGCCTCAATGCTAACTATGCTTCTGCTTACCTGTGGCGTGGAGATGCCAGAAATAATCTTAGAGAGAAAGACGAGGCAATCGCAGCAGATTACCAAAAAGCCGCAAACCTGTTTTTTGCTCAAGGAAATAAAGCTGATGGCTACAGAAGCAAAGGTGATGCTCTGCGAATTTTAAAAAACTATCAAGCAGCAATTACTGCTTTCACTGAAGCAATTAAACTCAATAGTAAAAATGCTATAGCTTACAATGAGAGGGGACTGGCCCGTTGGGACTTGAATGATCTACAGGGAGCAATTGCTGATTTCACTCAAACTATTCAAATTAATCCTAAATATATTGATGCTTATGATAGCCGAGGGTTAGCCCGTAGAGAATTGGGAGACTTCCAGGGAGCAATTGAAGACTTAAACCAAAGTCTCCGCCTCGCTCCCAACAATGCTTATGCCTATAGAGGTTTGGGAGTCATCTATAGTGAATTAGGACAGCAGGAGAAAGCCGCCGCAAATTTACAAAAGGCTGCTGACCTATATCTTAAACAAGGCAATAAATTTGAGGCTTACCAGAGCCAAGCCGGTATTCGTTTATTGATGAAAGATTATTCAGGAGCAATTGCCCTGTATACACAAGTTATTCAACTTCGCCCCCCAAAGGCTGGAGATTACATAAACAGAGCTGATGCTCGTTTACAGTCAGGAGACAAACAAGGGGCGATTAGTGATTGTAACCAAGCTATAAAGATTAACCCTAATTTTGCCATAGCCTACAACTACCGGGGAAATGCCCGCTCTGAATTGGGTGACAAGCAAGCGGCAATTAATGATTACAATCAAGCTATAAAGATTAACTCTAATTATGCCATAGCCTACAACAACCGGGGAAATGCCCGCTCTGAATTGGGTGACAAACAAGCGGCAATTGATGATTACAATCAAGCTATAAAGATTAACCATAATTATGCCGATGCCTACAACAGCCGGGGACTTATTCGTGCTGAATTGGGTGACAAACAAGCGGCAATTGATGATTACAACCAAGCTATAAAGATTGATCCTAACTTAGCCGAAGCTTACTACAGCCGAGGACTTACCCGTGCTGCTTTGGGTGACAAACAAGCGGCAATTAATGACTACAGCCAAGCTATAAAAATTAATCCTAACTTAGCTATAGCATATGTAGGACGAGGAAATGCCCGCTCTACCTTGGGTGACAAACAAGCGGCAATTGATGATTACAACCAAGCCATCAAGATTAATCCCAATTATGCCCTCGCTTACAACAATCGAGGATTTACTCGCTCTACCTTGGGTGACAAACAAGCGGCAATTGATGATTACAACCAAGCCATCAAGATTAATCCCAATTATGCCGTCGCTTACTACGGTCGAGGATTTACCCGCGGTGAATTGGGTGACAAGCAAGGGGCAATTAATGATTACAGCCGAGCTATAAAAATTAATCCTAATTATGCCGAAGCCTACACCAACAGGGGAACTAGCCGTGCTGAATTGGGTGACAAGCAAGGGGCAATTAATGATTACAGCCGAGCTATAAAAATTAATCCTAATTATGCCGAAGCCTACACCAACAGGGGAACTAGCCGTGCTGAATTGGGTGACAAGCAAGGGGCAATTAATGATTACAACCAAGCTATAAAGATTAGTCCTAATGATGCCGCCGTAGCTTACTACAGCCTGGGAAATATCCGTGCTGAGTTAGGTGACAACCAAGAGGCGCTCGCAGACTATCAAAAAGCTGCTAACCTCTTTCAAAAAGAAGGAAATACAGATTTATACCAAAGAGTGATGGAGTTAATCAAAAAGCTTCAGCAGTAG
- a CDS encoding DUF2267 domain-containing protein, with protein sequence MQHDEFIGQVQNRAHLSSRGDAEVATRATLETLAERLAGREPFNAAAQLPRGIAQYLQHEYAGSGTRFSLDEFFQLVSQREGIELPDAIHHARVVIEVLTEAVSPGEISDIRSQLPSDFDPLFEAGSQGRMRVNT encoded by the coding sequence ATGCAACACGATGAGTTTATTGGACAGGTGCAAAATCGCGCTCACCTGAGTTCACGGGGAGATGCAGAAGTTGCAACCCGTGCGACTTTAGAAACCCTAGCTGAACGCCTAGCCGGACGTGAGCCTTTCAACGCCGCTGCTCAGCTTCCAAGAGGCATTGCACAATATTTACAACACGAATACGCAGGCTCTGGAACACGTTTCTCACTAGATGAATTTTTTCAGCTAGTTAGTCAACGAGAAGGTATAGAGCTTCCAGATGCTATTCATCATGCTCGTGTGGTCATTGAGGTATTAACTGAGGCAGTTAGCCCTGGTGAAATTAGTGATATTCGCTCTCAATTGCCATCAGACTTTGATCCATTGTTTGAGGCAGGAAGCCAAGGGCGAATGCGTGTAAATACTTAA
- a CDS encoding SDR family NAD(P)-dependent oxidoreductase, with amino-acid sequence MLNFNFPGKTVLVTGASRGIGKAIATAFAQAGATVAVHYHQQQQVAEEVRESLAGKGHILVQADLADAFAVEQLVQQAIAQLKKIDVLVNNAGIYQEHPLNQTSYQDWQAAWQQTIDVNLLGAVNVSYCVAKHMIERRSGRIINVTSRGAFRGEPTATAYAASKAGLNAFSQSLAQHLAPHNIFVTAVAPGWVATDMTRAILESPAGEAIRQQSPLNRVASPEDVAHTVLFLASEGAEYLTGTIVDVNGASYLR; translated from the coding sequence ATGCTCAATTTCAATTTTCCAGGAAAAACTGTGTTGGTTACAGGTGCTTCGCGAGGAATCGGAAAAGCGATCGCAACTGCTTTTGCCCAAGCTGGTGCTACTGTTGCAGTTCATTACCATCAGCAGCAGCAAGTTGCTGAGGAAGTGAGGGAATCTTTGGCAGGTAAAGGTCACATTTTGGTGCAGGCTGATCTTGCTGATGCTTTTGCTGTGGAGCAACTGGTACAGCAAGCGATCGCTCAATTAAAAAAAATAGATGTTTTAGTGAATAACGCTGGTATTTATCAAGAGCATCCCCTTAATCAAACCAGTTATCAAGACTGGCAAGCCGCTTGGCAACAGACTATTGATGTAAACTTACTCGGTGCAGTCAATGTATCTTACTGTGTTGCGAAACACATGATTGAACGCCGTAGCGGACGAATTATTAATGTGACTTCTCGTGGTGCATTTCGGGGCGAGCCTACAGCTACAGCTTACGCAGCTAGTAAAGCCGGTCTGAATGCCTTTAGCCAGTCTCTCGCGCAGCATTTAGCTCCCCATAACATTTTTGTGACGGCCGTAGCTCCTGGTTGGGTAGCAACTGATATGACTCGTGCTATTTTGGAAAGTCCTGCGGGTGAAGCAATTCGTCAGCAAAGCCCTTTAAATCGTGTAGCTTCTCCAGAGGATGTGGCGCATACCGTTCTTTTCCTAGCTTCTGAGGGTGCTGAATATCTCACGGGTACTATTGTAGATGTGAATGGAGCCAGTTATTTGCGGTGA
- a CDS encoding pentapeptide repeat-containing protein, whose translation MTTPIVRRGSDDSSRSKETGTTKSLPLATRRFAAWAAEITLVVTSGLIPFGLGVYANSRSDLNRVPLNPMLVVAERAIARPLAVPVSYGIRYVAWPTNILWTVALFAPVTLSWWQLYLLAKTGSTIPKRRFRVRVVNEQGKPPGLGAAVVREGVGRWSVPISIAYLLWRYSFAFPNLELFTFLAVLMVLGESIGSQSRRGRRALHDHLAGTYAIDATRPLASSALGGDRQSQPNRSNQPEEWQEGNEELATAPTATETSPSPNLWRRIQQNPNLTLFGVALVSMTAVLATLIGTQVYIQTQQTQRTTKQIHSQQFLALVKQLSPNSGATNEERQGAILAMGSLDDPQAIQFLADLQVSETNPTLQDTIQQALASAGPKAIPELKNKNQFLVGELESAGSKASPEREVRQKRLQMNQQTINKILSVHSSKTNEGIDLSRVQLGQSGTTGNSLFNLVLDNVDLSGIKFKSANLNQGSFKGSRFRSVGEDGRWDTFDDVTADLSQAQLQQANLTDANLSRVLMNRTDLSRATLNRANLADARLFGANLSSAQLVGADMRGAVLENASLTGADLGDAKLNEANLYAARLGRVIAIGTQLSYANLTKTDWQGADLSGADLEHANLSNVNLSATRLTGAVLRSAQLENANLRNADLSLADLRGANVAGADFQGTILAPSKQDPADQFVQTPDTGSQSAVVQGVDFSQAKNLDAKQLAYICTQGGIHRRCP comes from the coding sequence ATGACGACCCCAATTGTGAGGAGAGGTAGCGATGATTCTAGTCGGTCAAAAGAAACAGGAACAACCAAATCGCTGCCGTTAGCAACTAGGCGATTTGCTGCTTGGGCAGCTGAAATTACACTAGTGGTTACCAGTGGATTGATTCCTTTTGGGCTTGGTGTATATGCCAATTCTAGAAGCGATCTCAACCGCGTACCGCTAAACCCCATGCTAGTAGTAGCAGAAAGAGCGATCGCTAGACCTTTGGCTGTACCTGTCAGCTATGGCATCCGTTACGTGGCATGGCCGACTAATATCTTGTGGACAGTAGCTCTATTTGCACCTGTAACTCTTTCATGGTGGCAATTATATTTACTAGCTAAAACTGGTAGCACAATTCCCAAGCGTCGGTTTCGTGTCCGGGTTGTGAATGAACAAGGAAAACCGCCTGGTTTGGGTGCAGCGGTGGTGCGAGAAGGAGTTGGTCGTTGGAGTGTGCCAATCTCCATCGCCTATCTGCTGTGGCGCTACAGCTTTGCTTTTCCTAATCTAGAGTTGTTCACATTTCTCGCCGTGCTGATGGTACTGGGAGAAAGTATCGGCTCGCAGTCGCGTCGAGGGCGACGTGCACTGCACGATCACTTGGCAGGGACTTACGCCATAGATGCAACTCGCCCCTTAGCGTCCTCAGCTTTGGGTGGTGACAGGCAAAGTCAGCCTAATAGAAGTAATCAACCAGAGGAATGGCAGGAAGGAAATGAGGAACTAGCTACCGCACCAACAGCCACAGAAACCTCCCCATCCCCGAACCTCTGGCGGCGGATACAGCAAAATCCGAATCTAACCTTGTTTGGCGTAGCCTTGGTGAGTATGACTGCTGTGTTAGCTACTTTAATAGGCACTCAAGTGTACATTCAAACCCAGCAAACCCAGCGGACAACCAAGCAAATTCACAGCCAACAGTTTCTCGCACTTGTAAAACAGTTAAGTCCCAACTCTGGCGCTACTAATGAGGAACGCCAGGGTGCAATTCTGGCTATGGGCAGTCTCGATGACCCACAAGCAATCCAGTTTCTTGCGGATCTCCAAGTTAGTGAAACTAACCCTACCCTCCAGGATACAATTCAACAAGCTTTGGCAAGTGCTGGGCCTAAAGCCATCCCAGAATTAAAAAACAAGAATCAGTTTCTCGTTGGTGAACTGGAATCTGCGGGAAGCAAGGCATCCCCAGAACGGGAAGTGCGGCAAAAGCGGCTACAAATGAACCAGCAGACAATCAATAAGATTCTGTCTGTTCATAGCAGTAAAACTAACGAGGGTATTGATCTCAGTCGCGTTCAATTAGGTCAAAGCGGCACAACAGGAAATTCCTTATTCAACTTGGTACTAGACAACGTTGACTTATCAGGAATTAAGTTCAAGTCTGCTAATCTCAACCAAGGCAGTTTTAAAGGTAGCCGCTTCCGTAGTGTGGGTGAAGATGGACGCTGGGATACCTTCGACGATGTAACCGCTGATTTGAGCCAAGCTCAGTTGCAGCAAGCTAATCTCACTGATGCTAACTTGAGCCGCGTCTTAATGAACCGTACCGATTTGAGTCGTGCTACCCTCAACAGAGCCAACTTAGCTGATGCACGTCTATTTGGTGCTAACCTCAGCAGCGCCCAGCTAGTCGGAGCCGATATGCGTGGCGCAGTCTTGGAAAATGCCAGCTTAACAGGAGCTGATTTAGGTGATGCCAAATTGAACGAAGCCAATCTGTATGCTGCTCGTTTAGGTCGTGTGATTGCCATAGGAACACAATTGTCCTATGCCAACTTAACTAAAACCGATTGGCAAGGAGCAGACCTCTCAGGAGCGGATTTAGAACACGCCAATCTCAGCAATGTTAACCTGAGCGCCACTCGTCTGACTGGTGCTGTTTTGCGCTCAGCCCAACTGGAAAATGCCAACTTGCGGAATGCCGACCTCAGCCTAGCAGATTTACGGGGGGCAAATGTAGCAGGAGCTGATTTTCAGGGGACAATTCTCGCCCCTAGCAAACAAGATCCAGCGGATCAATTTGTCCAAACGCCAGATACAGGTTCACAGTCTGCTGTAGTACAAGGAGTTGATTTTTCTCAAGCCAAAAATTTAGATGCCAAACAATTGGCTTACATTTGTACTCAAGGAGGCATTCATCGCCGTTGCCCGTAG
- a CDS encoding DUF3140 domain-containing protein, producing the protein MSNSVESTIAEFRQVVNMTSKELDSWLDTDESKEVGQFDEENESIGHKSGQRIVQLLQKKDDYTEDELSHMKKVISYVHRHTAQRPSGDIEHTRWRYSLKNWGHDPLK; encoded by the coding sequence ATGAGTAACTCTGTTGAATCAACGATTGCCGAGTTTCGTCAAGTCGTGAATATGACTTCCAAAGAATTAGATTCTTGGCTAGATACAGATGAGTCTAAAGAAGTAGGGCAGTTTGATGAAGAAAACGAGTCTATTGGTCACAAGTCCGGGCAACGCATTGTGCAGCTGTTGCAAAAAAAAGATGACTACACCGAAGACGAACTATCGCACATGAAGAAAGTTATCAGTTACGTTCATCGCCATACAGCACAAAGACCGTCCGGCGATATCGAACATACTCGCTGGCGCTACTCTTTAAAAAATTGGGGACACGATCCGCTCAAATAA
- a CDS encoding DUF1636 family protein: protein MTALNSFSIAAHTLFVCKTCASVWQDGKRLGESGGEKLLQQLQHLAQDWELREEFPIQEVECMSACNRSCVVAFAAKGKLTYLFGDLAVDCSAAAVLECASKYYAHSDGLLPWSERPEPLKKGILAKIPSLSVEKVSTIEI, encoded by the coding sequence ATGACTGCTCTTAATTCCTTTAGTATCGCCGCTCATACTCTATTTGTTTGTAAAACCTGTGCTAGCGTTTGGCAAGATGGAAAACGCTTAGGTGAAAGTGGTGGTGAAAAATTACTACAGCAGCTTCAGCACCTTGCACAAGATTGGGAGTTAAGAGAAGAATTCCCAATTCAGGAAGTTGAATGTATGAGTGCTTGTAATCGTTCATGTGTCGTCGCCTTTGCTGCTAAAGGTAAATTAACATATCTCTTTGGCGATTTAGCTGTTGATTGCAGTGCAGCTGCTGTGCTGGAGTGTGCTAGTAAATACTATGCCCACTCTGATGGTTTACTGCCTTGGTCAGAGCGACCTGAACCTCTGAAAAAGGGGATTTTGGCAAAGATTCCATCTTTATCTGTAGAGAAAGTTAGCACGATAGAAATTTAA